The Candidatus Manganitrophus noduliformans genome includes a window with the following:
- the thiI gene encoding tRNA uracil 4-sulfurtransferase ThiI, which translates to MSKMPPNSLVVHYHEIALKGDNRPLFVRQLIENIQQATLRLGVQKIVAPRGRIILFLEEGANWTEIVGRLKSVFGIANYSPAWRRSTGYEAIEETIAALIPEKAFASFRMSARRGDKSYPIRSQELNERLGRFVEEKSGARVDLENPERTFHVEILPREALIYTEKHRGPGGLPVGVSGPVAALISGGIDSPVASYQMMKRGCTVSFIHFHSYPFVTKASWEKAEELVEHLTAYQFHSRLYAVPFGEVQRQIVTSAPPALRVVLYRRFMVRIAQELARREGAKALLTGESVGQVASQTLENLAVIEEVAALPILRPLIGFNKDEIITVAQEIGTYPISIQPDQDCCRLFIPPHPAVRARLEAIHQAEAKLDIDGLVKMGVEGVVMREFRFGEG; encoded by the coding sequence ATGTCAAAAATGCCACCCAACAGTTTAGTCGTTCACTACCACGAGATTGCCCTCAAAGGGGATAACCGTCCGCTCTTTGTCCGCCAATTGATCGAAAACATTCAACAGGCCACCTTGCGCCTCGGCGTTCAAAAAATCGTCGCGCCGCGGGGAAGAATTATCCTTTTCCTGGAGGAGGGGGCGAATTGGACGGAGATCGTCGGACGGCTTAAATCTGTTTTTGGGATCGCCAACTATTCACCCGCCTGGCGGCGGTCGACCGGTTACGAAGCGATTGAAGAGACCATCGCCGCGCTGATTCCCGAAAAAGCCTTTGCGAGCTTTCGAATGTCGGCGCGGCGCGGAGACAAAAGCTACCCGATCCGGTCGCAGGAGTTGAATGAGCGACTGGGCCGATTTGTAGAAGAGAAGAGCGGCGCGCGGGTCGATCTGGAAAATCCGGAGCGGACCTTTCACGTCGAAATCCTTCCGAGGGAGGCGTTGATCTATACGGAGAAACATCGCGGACCCGGCGGGCTTCCGGTCGGCGTCTCCGGCCCGGTCGCCGCGTTGATCTCCGGCGGGATCGACTCTCCCGTCGCCTCCTACCAGATGATGAAGCGGGGATGCACCGTCTCCTTCATCCACTTTCATAGTTACCCCTTCGTCACCAAGGCTTCTTGGGAGAAGGCGGAGGAACTGGTGGAGCATCTCACGGCGTATCAGTTCCACTCGCGGCTTTATGCCGTTCCCTTCGGAGAGGTCCAGCGCCAGATCGTCACGAGCGCCCCCCCGGCCCTTCGGGTCGTCCTCTACCGCCGGTTCATGGTTCGGATCGCCCAGGAATTGGCGCGGCGGGAGGGGGCCAAAGCGCTCTTGACCGGGGAGAGCGTGGGGCAGGTCGCCTCGCAGACGCTGGAGAATCTCGCCGTGATTGAGGAAGTGGCCGCGCTTCCGATCCTCCGCCCCCTGATCGGCTTCAACAAAGATGAGATTATTACCGTGGCGCAGGAGATCGGAACCTATCCGATTTCGATTCAGCCCGATCAAGACTGCTGCCGTCTCTTCATCCCGCCGCACCCCGCCGTCCGCGCCCGCCTGGAGGCGATCCATCAAGCCGAGGCGAAGCTCGACATCGACGGGCTGGTCAAGATGGGGGTGGAAGGGGTGGTGATGCGGGAGTTTCGTTTTGGAGAAGGATAG
- a CDS encoding enolase C-terminal domain-like protein: MATRFAAGRVPIDRIDVSAYRIPTDFSESDGTFEWTETTLVVVEATAGEVRGLGYSYAADAAARLIRERLARSVEGGDAMAVAGSWSEMVRAVRNLGRPGIASTAIAAVDNALWDLKARLLDLPLVTLLGAVRDGVPAYASGGFTSYSIPQLQKQLGGWIAEGFSRVKMKVGRHPAADLDRVRAAREAIGPGPELFVDANGAYGRKEALAMAEAFAEFGVTWFEEPVSSDDLEGLRLLRDRAPAGMAIAAGEYGYDLPYFARMLEAGAVDILQADATRCGGITGFLQTGPLCDARSMPLSAHTAPSLHTHPCCALARTVHVEYFYDHARIERMLFDGAISPSGGMLKPDLSRPGLGLELKRADAEKYAV; this comes from the coding sequence ATGGCGACGCGATTCGCCGCCGGCCGCGTCCCCATCGACCGGATCGACGTCTCGGCCTATCGGATCCCGACCGATTTTTCGGAATCGGACGGCACGTTCGAGTGGACCGAAACGACGCTGGTGGTGGTCGAAGCGACGGCGGGAGAGGTCCGCGGCCTCGGATACAGCTACGCCGCCGACGCCGCCGCGCGATTGATCCGGGAGCGCCTTGCCCGGAGCGTTGAAGGGGGCGACGCGATGGCGGTCGCGGGGAGTTGGAGCGAGATGGTCCGGGCGGTCCGCAACCTCGGCCGCCCCGGGATCGCCTCGACGGCGATCGCCGCCGTCGACAACGCCCTCTGGGACCTCAAGGCGCGCCTCCTCGATCTGCCGCTCGTCACCCTGCTGGGGGCGGTCCGCGACGGCGTTCCGGCCTACGCGAGCGGGGGATTCACCTCCTACTCGATCCCGCAGCTTCAAAAACAGCTCGGCGGCTGGATCGCCGAGGGGTTCTCGCGCGTCAAGATGAAGGTCGGCCGGCACCCGGCGGCCGATCTCGACCGGGTCCGGGCCGCCCGGGAAGCGATCGGTCCGGGTCCGGAGCTCTTCGTCGATGCCAACGGCGCCTACGGTCGGAAAGAGGCGCTGGCCATGGCCGAGGCGTTCGCCGAATTCGGCGTCACCTGGTTCGAGGAGCCGGTCTCCTCCGACGATCTGGAAGGGCTCCGCCTGCTGCGCGACCGCGCCCCGGCCGGGATGGCGATCGCCGCCGGGGAATACGGTTATGACCTTCCCTACTTCGCACGGATGCTGGAGGCGGGAGCGGTCGATATCCTTCAGGCCGACGCCACCCGCTGCGGCGGAATCACCGGATTCTTGCAGACCGGACCGCTCTGCGACGCCCGCTCGATGCCGCTCTCGGCTCATACCGCCCCGTCGCTCCACACCCATCCCTGCTGCGCGCTGGCCCGGACGGTTCACGTGGAGTATTTCTATGATCACGCCCGGATCGAGCGGATGCTCTTCGACGGCGCGATCTCCCCGTCGGGCGGAATGCTCAAACCGGACCTCTCGCGTCCCGGATTGGGATTGGAATTGAAGCGGGCAGACGCGGAGAAGTATGCGGTGTGA
- a CDS encoding DoxX family protein yields MKTDWHDYLALFGRIFIAAIFFMSGINKILAPGATQEMMAQAGMPLPGLFLVGAIVLEIGGALSLLFGAFTFWGSLALLIFMIPTTLIFHTNFADPNQMIHFMKNLAMIGGILYVMGAGPGRISVDAKRKPESYRRTEADARRRAA; encoded by the coding sequence ATGAAAACGGATTGGCACGATTATCTGGCGTTATTCGGCCGCATCTTCATTGCGGCGATTTTTTTCATGTCGGGGATCAATAAAATCCTGGCGCCCGGCGCAACGCAGGAGATGATGGCCCAGGCCGGCATGCCGCTCCCCGGCCTCTTTCTCGTCGGGGCGATCGTTCTCGAAATCGGCGGCGCCCTCTCCCTCCTCTTCGGAGCGTTCACCTTCTGGGGGAGCCTCGCCCTTTTGATCTTCATGATTCCGACGACCTTGATCTTTCACACCAACTTCGCCGACCCGAATCAGATGATCCACTTCATGAAAAATCTGGCGATGATCGGCGGCATTCTCTATGTGATGGGGGCGGGTCCGGGACGGATCAGCGTCGACGCCAAGCGGAAACCCGAATCATACCGTCGCACCGAAGCCGATGCGCGCCGGAGGGCCGCTTGA
- a CDS encoding thiamine pyrophosphate-requiring protein — protein sequence MAETVSDFMVKRLLDWGIKRIYGYPGDGINGIMGALNRASDSMAFVQVRHEEMAAFMACAHAKFTGEVGVCLATSGPGAIHLLNGLYDAQLDHQPVVAIVGQQARTALGGHYQQEVDLITLFKDVAHEYVHMATDPAQVRHLIDRAIRIARSERCVTCVIVPADVQELEAVPSPERKHGTIFSGIGYADPRVVPADADLRRAADVLNAGERVAILIGAGAMGAADEVTEVADLLGTGVAKALLGKAALPDDLPFVTGSIGLLGTRPSWEMMANCDTLLMIGSRFPYSEFLPKEGQARGVQIDLDGRMLSMRYPMEVNLVGDSKETLRALIPYLQRKRDRRWREWIEGTIAEWWRVLEARAMNDADPLNPQRVAWELSPRLPDNAIIACDTGSVTNWYARDIKLRRGMMGSVSGTLATMGPGVPYAIAAKFAFPDRPVFALVGDGSMQMAGNNELITVAKYWKEWRNPQLIVLVLNNHDLNQVTWEQRVLVGDTKFEASQNVPDFPYAGYAESIGLKGIRVDSPDAVGPAWEEALAADRPVVVEAITDPNVPPLPPHITFEQAKSFAMSLFKGDPDAVGVIRQSFKDMVESYLPRRGK from the coding sequence ATGGCTGAGACGGTCAGCGATTTTATGGTGAAACGGCTTTTGGACTGGGGGATCAAACGGATCTACGGCTATCCCGGCGATGGCATCAACGGCATCATGGGGGCGCTCAACCGCGCCTCCGATTCGATGGCGTTCGTCCAGGTCCGGCACGAAGAGATGGCCGCCTTCATGGCCTGCGCGCATGCCAAGTTCACCGGCGAGGTCGGCGTCTGTCTCGCCACCTCCGGACCGGGAGCGATCCATCTGCTCAACGGCCTCTACGACGCCCAGCTCGACCACCAGCCGGTGGTGGCGATCGTCGGACAGCAGGCGCGGACCGCCCTCGGCGGGCACTATCAGCAGGAGGTCGATCTGATCACCCTCTTCAAAGATGTGGCGCACGAATATGTCCACATGGCGACCGATCCGGCGCAGGTTCGCCATCTGATCGACCGGGCGATCCGGATCGCCAGGTCCGAGCGCTGCGTCACCTGCGTGATCGTTCCGGCCGACGTTCAGGAATTAGAGGCGGTGCCGAGCCCCGAGCGCAAGCACGGGACGATCTTCTCCGGCATCGGCTACGCCGACCCGCGGGTCGTCCCGGCCGACGCCGATCTGCGCCGGGCCGCCGACGTTCTCAACGCCGGGGAGCGGGTCGCCATCTTGATCGGCGCAGGGGCGATGGGGGCGGCCGACGAGGTGACCGAGGTCGCCGATCTTTTGGGAACCGGCGTCGCCAAAGCGCTCCTCGGGAAGGCGGCCCTCCCCGACGATCTTCCCTTCGTCACCGGTTCGATCGGCCTGCTCGGCACCCGGCCGAGTTGGGAGATGATGGCGAACTGCGACACCCTTCTGATGATCGGAAGCCGCTTTCCCTACTCCGAGTTCCTCCCGAAAGAGGGACAGGCGCGCGGCGTGCAGATCGATCTCGACGGGCGGATGCTGAGCATGCGCTATCCGATGGAGGTCAACCTCGTCGGCGACAGCAAAGAGACCCTCCGGGCGCTGATTCCTTACTTGCAGCGGAAGCGGGACCGGCGATGGCGGGAGTGGATCGAGGGAACCATCGCCGAGTGGTGGCGGGTCCTGGAGGCGCGCGCCATGAACGACGCCGACCCGCTGAATCCCCAGCGGGTCGCCTGGGAGCTCTCGCCGCGCCTGCCGGACAATGCAATCATCGCCTGCGACACCGGCTCGGTCACCAACTGGTATGCCCGCGACATCAAGCTCCGGCGCGGGATGATGGGCTCGGTCTCGGGAACGCTCGCGACGATGGGACCGGGGGTCCCCTACGCCATCGCCGCCAAGTTCGCCTTCCCCGACCGGCCGGTCTTCGCGCTGGTCGGCGACGGATCGATGCAGATGGCCGGGAACAACGAGCTGATCACCGTCGCGAAATATTGGAAGGAGTGGCGCAATCCACAGCTCATCGTTCTGGTTCTCAACAACCACGACCTGAACCAGGTCACCTGGGAGCAGCGGGTCTTGGTCGGCGACACCAAGTTCGAGGCGTCCCAAAACGTTCCCGATTTTCCCTATGCGGGCTACGCGGAGTCGATCGGCCTGAAGGGGATCCGGGTCGATTCGCCCGACGCCGTCGGCCCCGCCTGGGAGGAGGCGCTCGCCGCCGACCGTCCGGTCGTCGTCGAGGCGATCACCGACCCGAACGTGCCGCCGCTGCCGCCGCACATCACCTTCGAGCAGGCAAAGTCGTTCGCGATGTCGCTCTTCAAGGGAGATCCCGACGCGGTCGGCGTGATCCGGCAGTCGTTCAAGGATATGGTGGAGTCGTATCTTCCGCGCCGGGGGAAATGA
- a CDS encoding DUF5069 domain-containing protein, with translation MKEKAPDLTKAFPRSPKEKLGGYAHLARMADKARAKGAGTLGEYLYPCPLDQALLKFLGLDGDLFQKAAVELGDQDLLKWFQHNAKVHTPEQIDAWNREFLSRTPQDEESRWRFLKTRERVAPNRTDVTSWIDLLDLEEGREVPQRTVKR, from the coding sequence ATGAAGGAAAAAGCGCCCGATTTGACGAAAGCGTTTCCGAGAAGCCCCAAAGAGAAGCTCGGCGGCTACGCGCATCTGGCCCGGATGGCCGACAAGGCGCGGGCGAAGGGGGCGGGCACCCTGGGAGAGTATCTCTATCCCTGTCCGCTTGATCAGGCGCTCTTGAAATTTCTCGGCCTCGACGGAGATCTGTTCCAGAAAGCGGCGGTCGAGCTGGGGGATCAGGATCTCCTGAAGTGGTTTCAGCACAACGCCAAGGTCCATACGCCCGAGCAGATCGATGCCTGGAATCGGGAGTTTTTGAGCCGGACCCCGCAGGACGAGGAGAGCCGCTGGCGATTCCTCAAAACGCGGGAGCGGGTCGCCCCCAACCGGACCGACGTCACGAGCTGGATCGATCTGCTCGATCTGGAAGAGGGAAGGGAAGTGCCTCAGAGGACGGTGAAGCGTTAA
- a CDS encoding sensory rhodopsin transducer has protein sequence MRSPIGKRHWAIAEGYIPGWSHGPEPQFTSHETACILNTADQEAHVEITIYYADREPVGPYRVTVPARRTRHLRFNDLNDPEPIPRDTDYASVFDSDVPIVVQHTRLDSRQAENALLTTIAYAGNE, from the coding sequence ATGCGCTCACCCATCGGAAAAAGACATTGGGCGATTGCGGAGGGGTACATCCCCGGCTGGAGTCACGGGCCGGAGCCGCAGTTCACCAGCCATGAGACGGCCTGTATTCTCAATACCGCCGATCAAGAGGCGCACGTGGAGATCACGATCTATTACGCCGATCGGGAGCCGGTCGGACCCTACCGGGTGACGGTCCCCGCCCGGCGCACCCGGCATCTTCGCTTCAACGACCTGAACGATCCGGAGCCGATCCCGCGCGACACCGACTACGCCAGCGTCTTCGACTCGGACGTCCCGATCGTCGTCCAGCACACCCGGCTCGACTCGCGCCAAGCGGAGAATGCGCTGCTCACGACCATCGCATACGCCGGCAACGAATAA